One Onychostoma macrolepis isolate SWU-2019 chromosome 15, ASM1243209v1, whole genome shotgun sequence DNA segment encodes these proteins:
- the sh3bgr gene encoding SH3 domain-binding glutamic acid-rich protein isoform X2, producing the protein MVIKVFLASSSGSTAIKKKQQDVVGFLEALKIDYTQLDIASNEDNRMWMRENVPGEKKPTNGIPLPPQIFNEEMYCGDYETFFDAKEDNTVYEFLGLTPPPGSKEAQQAENAQKLHNGSGTEEHLDDETTKKEIAEAEQNGDAHTAELEEDDPGEKAETDAQEENTEGEEPAEEDEESRKVAEEEEQEEGEEDREEEEPGSEED; encoded by the exons ATGGTCATTAAAGTCTTCCTGGCATCTTCCTCGGGGTCGACGGCG ATCAAAAAGAAACAGCAAGATGTTGTCGGGTTTCTTGAGGCACTTAAAATCGATTACACACAGCTTGACATTGCTTCAAACGAGGACAACCGGATGTGGATGAGGGAAAATGTCCCTGGAGAAAAGAAGCCCACCAATGGAATTCCTCTTCCTCCACAGATTTTCAATGAGGAGATGTATTGTGGG GACTATGAAACATTCTTTGATGCCAAAGAGGACAACACAGTGTATGAATTTCTGGGTCTGACACCTCCACCAGGATCTAAG GAGGCACAACAAGCTGAAAATGCACAAAAGCTTCATAATGGATCTGGCACAGAGGAACATCTTGATGATGAAACAACA AAAAAAGAAATCGCAGAGGCTGAGCAGAATGGAGATGCACACACAGCAGAGCTGGAAGAAGACGATCCAGGCGAGAAGGCAGAGACAGATGCTCAAGAAGAGAACACCGAAGGGGAGGAACCGGCAGAAGAAGATGAAGAGAGT AGAAAGGTAGCTGAGGAGGAAGAGCAG GAGGAAGGAGAAGAGGACAGG GAGGAAGAGGAACCAGGCTCAGAG GAAGACTAG
- the sh3bgr gene encoding SH3 domain-binding glutamic acid-rich protein isoform X5: MVIKVFLASSSGSTAIKKKQQDVVGFLEALKIDYTQLDIASNEDNRMWMRENVPGEKKPTNGIPLPPQIFNEEMYCGDYETFFDAKEDNTVYEFLGLTPPPGSKRKVAEEEEQEEGEEDRDEDELRELEEEEEPGSEED, from the exons ATGGTCATTAAAGTCTTCCTGGCATCTTCCTCGGGGTCGACGGCG ATCAAAAAGAAACAGCAAGATGTTGTCGGGTTTCTTGAGGCACTTAAAATCGATTACACACAGCTTGACATTGCTTCAAACGAGGACAACCGGATGTGGATGAGGGAAAATGTCCCTGGAGAAAAGAAGCCCACCAATGGAATTCCTCTTCCTCCACAGATTTTCAATGAGGAGATGTATTGTGGG GACTATGAAACATTCTTTGATGCCAAAGAGGACAACACAGTGTATGAATTTCTGGGTCTGACACCTCCACCAGGATCTAAG AGAAAGGTAGCTGAGGAGGAAGAGCAG GAGGAAGGAGAAGAGGACAGG GATGAAGACGAACTCAGAGAGCTTGAG GAGGAAGAGGAACCAGGCTCAGAG GAAGACTAG
- the sh3bgr gene encoding SH3 domain-binding glutamic acid-rich protein isoform X6 — MVIKVFLASSSGSTAIKKKQQDVVGFLEALKIDYTQLDIASNEDNRMWMRENVPGEKKPTNGIPLPPQIFNEEMYCGDYETFFDAKEDNTVYEFLGLTPPPGSKRKVAEEEEQEEGEEDREEEEPGSEED, encoded by the exons ATGGTCATTAAAGTCTTCCTGGCATCTTCCTCGGGGTCGACGGCG ATCAAAAAGAAACAGCAAGATGTTGTCGGGTTTCTTGAGGCACTTAAAATCGATTACACACAGCTTGACATTGCTTCAAACGAGGACAACCGGATGTGGATGAGGGAAAATGTCCCTGGAGAAAAGAAGCCCACCAATGGAATTCCTCTTCCTCCACAGATTTTCAATGAGGAGATGTATTGTGGG GACTATGAAACATTCTTTGATGCCAAAGAGGACAACACAGTGTATGAATTTCTGGGTCTGACACCTCCACCAGGATCTAAG AGAAAGGTAGCTGAGGAGGAAGAGCAG GAGGAAGGAGAAGAGGACAGG GAGGAAGAGGAACCAGGCTCAGAG GAAGACTAG
- the sh3bgr gene encoding SH3 domain-binding glutamic acid-rich protein isoform X7: MVIKVFLASSSGSTAIKKKQQDVVGFLEALKIDYTQLDIASNEDNRMWMRENVPGEKKPTNGIPLPPQIFNEEMYCGDYETFFDAKEDNTVYEFLGLTPPPGSKRKVAEEEEQEEGEEDRED, from the exons ATGGTCATTAAAGTCTTCCTGGCATCTTCCTCGGGGTCGACGGCG ATCAAAAAGAAACAGCAAGATGTTGTCGGGTTTCTTGAGGCACTTAAAATCGATTACACACAGCTTGACATTGCTTCAAACGAGGACAACCGGATGTGGATGAGGGAAAATGTCCCTGGAGAAAAGAAGCCCACCAATGGAATTCCTCTTCCTCCACAGATTTTCAATGAGGAGATGTATTGTGGG GACTATGAAACATTCTTTGATGCCAAAGAGGACAACACAGTGTATGAATTTCTGGGTCTGACACCTCCACCAGGATCTAAG AGAAAGGTAGCTGAGGAGGAAGAGCAG GAGGAAGGAGAAGAGGACAGG GAAGACTAG
- the sh3bgr gene encoding SH3 domain-binding glutamic acid-rich protein isoform X3, whose product MVIKVFLASSSGSTAIKKKQQDVVGFLEALKIDYTQLDIASNEDNRMWMRENVPGEKKPTNGIPLPPQIFNEEMYCGDYETFFDAKEDNTVYEFLGLTPPPGSKEAQQAENAQKLHNGSGTEEHLDDETTKKEIAEAEQNGDAHTAELEEDDPGEKAETDAQEENTEGEEPAEEDEESRKVAEEEEQEEGEEDRED is encoded by the exons ATGGTCATTAAAGTCTTCCTGGCATCTTCCTCGGGGTCGACGGCG ATCAAAAAGAAACAGCAAGATGTTGTCGGGTTTCTTGAGGCACTTAAAATCGATTACACACAGCTTGACATTGCTTCAAACGAGGACAACCGGATGTGGATGAGGGAAAATGTCCCTGGAGAAAAGAAGCCCACCAATGGAATTCCTCTTCCTCCACAGATTTTCAATGAGGAGATGTATTGTGGG GACTATGAAACATTCTTTGATGCCAAAGAGGACAACACAGTGTATGAATTTCTGGGTCTGACACCTCCACCAGGATCTAAG GAGGCACAACAAGCTGAAAATGCACAAAAGCTTCATAATGGATCTGGCACAGAGGAACATCTTGATGATGAAACAACA AAAAAAGAAATCGCAGAGGCTGAGCAGAATGGAGATGCACACACAGCAGAGCTGGAAGAAGACGATCCAGGCGAGAAGGCAGAGACAGATGCTCAAGAAGAGAACACCGAAGGGGAGGAACCGGCAGAAGAAGATGAAGAGAGT AGAAAGGTAGCTGAGGAGGAAGAGCAG GAGGAAGGAGAAGAGGACAGG GAAGACTAG
- the sh3bgr gene encoding SH3 domain-binding glutamic acid-rich protein isoform X1, which produces MVIKVFLASSSGSTAIKKKQQDVVGFLEALKIDYTQLDIASNEDNRMWMRENVPGEKKPTNGIPLPPQIFNEEMYCGDYETFFDAKEDNTVYEFLGLTPPPGSKEAQQAENAQKLHNGSGTEEHLDDETTKKEIAEAEQNGDAHTAELEEDDPGEKAETDAQEENTEGEEPAEEDEESRKVAEEEEQEEGEEDRDEDELRELEEEEEPGSEED; this is translated from the exons ATGGTCATTAAAGTCTTCCTGGCATCTTCCTCGGGGTCGACGGCG ATCAAAAAGAAACAGCAAGATGTTGTCGGGTTTCTTGAGGCACTTAAAATCGATTACACACAGCTTGACATTGCTTCAAACGAGGACAACCGGATGTGGATGAGGGAAAATGTCCCTGGAGAAAAGAAGCCCACCAATGGAATTCCTCTTCCTCCACAGATTTTCAATGAGGAGATGTATTGTGGG GACTATGAAACATTCTTTGATGCCAAAGAGGACAACACAGTGTATGAATTTCTGGGTCTGACACCTCCACCAGGATCTAAG GAGGCACAACAAGCTGAAAATGCACAAAAGCTTCATAATGGATCTGGCACAGAGGAACATCTTGATGATGAAACAACA AAAAAAGAAATCGCAGAGGCTGAGCAGAATGGAGATGCACACACAGCAGAGCTGGAAGAAGACGATCCAGGCGAGAAGGCAGAGACAGATGCTCAAGAAGAGAACACCGAAGGGGAGGAACCGGCAGAAGAAGATGAAGAGAGT AGAAAGGTAGCTGAGGAGGAAGAGCAG GAGGAAGGAGAAGAGGACAGG GATGAAGACGAACTCAGAGAGCTTGAG GAGGAAGAGGAACCAGGCTCAGAG GAAGACTAG
- the sh3bgr gene encoding SH3 domain-binding glutamic acid-rich protein isoform X4: MVIKVFLASSSGSTAIKKKQQDVVGFLEALKIDYTQLDIASNEDNRMWMRENVPGEKKPTNGIPLPPQIFNEEMYCGDYETFFDAKEDNTVYEFLGLTPPPGSKKKEIAEAEQNGDAHTAELEEDDPGEKAETDAQEENTEGEEPAEEDEESRKVAEEEEQEEGEEDRDEDELRELEEEEEPGSEED; this comes from the exons ATGGTCATTAAAGTCTTCCTGGCATCTTCCTCGGGGTCGACGGCG ATCAAAAAGAAACAGCAAGATGTTGTCGGGTTTCTTGAGGCACTTAAAATCGATTACACACAGCTTGACATTGCTTCAAACGAGGACAACCGGATGTGGATGAGGGAAAATGTCCCTGGAGAAAAGAAGCCCACCAATGGAATTCCTCTTCCTCCACAGATTTTCAATGAGGAGATGTATTGTGGG GACTATGAAACATTCTTTGATGCCAAAGAGGACAACACAGTGTATGAATTTCTGGGTCTGACACCTCCACCAGGATCTAAG AAAAAAGAAATCGCAGAGGCTGAGCAGAATGGAGATGCACACACAGCAGAGCTGGAAGAAGACGATCCAGGCGAGAAGGCAGAGACAGATGCTCAAGAAGAGAACACCGAAGGGGAGGAACCGGCAGAAGAAGATGAAGAGAGT AGAAAGGTAGCTGAGGAGGAAGAGCAG GAGGAAGGAGAAGAGGACAGG GATGAAGACGAACTCAGAGAGCTTGAG GAGGAAGAGGAACCAGGCTCAGAG GAAGACTAG